In Lysobacter lycopersici, a genomic segment contains:
- a CDS encoding ECF-type sigma factor, whose amino-acid sequence MSDSGDITQLLGAARDGDRDALGQVLSTLYHELHAMARRQLAGQRGHTLDATALVHEAYLKLTGRREVEFSDRAHFFAYAASAMRSVVVDYARQRLAQKRGGDQHRVTDLPEDLESALRVDDETLGLDAALTKLAAVDPKLAQVVELRYFGGLSELEIAGLLERSERSIRRDWQKARMFLLASLKEA is encoded by the coding sequence ATGAGCGATTCCGGCGACATCACCCAACTGCTCGGCGCCGCGCGCGATGGCGATCGCGATGCACTGGGCCAGGTGCTGTCCACGCTCTACCACGAGCTGCACGCCATGGCCCGGCGCCAGCTCGCCGGCCAGCGCGGGCATACGCTCGACGCCACCGCGCTGGTGCACGAGGCCTACCTCAAGCTCACCGGCCGCCGCGAAGTCGAGTTCAGCGACCGCGCGCACTTCTTCGCCTATGCGGCGTCCGCGATGCGCAGCGTGGTGGTGGACTACGCCCGCCAGCGCCTCGCGCAGAAGCGCGGCGGCGACCAGCACCGCGTCACCGACCTGCCCGAGGACCTCGAATCCGCACTGCGCGTCGACGACGAGACGCTCGGCCTCGACGCGGCGCTGACCAAGCTCGCGGCGGTCGATCCCAAGCTCGCGCAGGTGGTGGAGCTGCGCTACTTCGGCGGCCTGTCCGAACTGGAGATCGCCGGCCTGCTCGAGCGTTCCGAACGCAGCATCCGCCGCGACTGGCAGAAGGCGCGAATGTTCCTGCTCGCCTCGCTCAAGGAAGCCTGA
- the mutM gene encoding bifunctional DNA-formamidopyrimidine glycosylase/DNA-(apurinic or apyrimidinic site) lyase, with protein MPELPEVETTRAGLAPHLEGRRVRSVLLRRPDLRWPIPPEVSERLPGQRIVAVRRRAKYLLFDTEAGSALLHLGMSGSLRVLPAKTPVREHDHVDLALDSGRVLRFNDPRRFGCLLWQEPGETHELLRDLGPEPLSEAFDGEHLFERSRGRSAPVKTFLMDQKIVVGVGNIYAAEALFAAGISPLRAAGKVSRERYAALAGEAKRILAHAIARGGTTLRDFIAPDGAPGYFEQELSAYGRGGKPCPRCGRPLKQAMVGQRASVWCGHCQR; from the coding sequence ATGCCCGAACTCCCCGAAGTCGAAACCACCCGCGCCGGGCTCGCCCCGCACCTCGAGGGCCGGCGGGTGCGCTCGGTGCTGCTGCGTCGCCCGGACCTGCGCTGGCCGATCCCGCCCGAGGTGTCCGAACGCCTGCCGGGGCAGCGCATCGTCGCGGTGCGCCGCCGTGCCAAGTACCTGCTCTTCGACACCGAGGCCGGCAGCGCCCTGTTGCACCTGGGCATGTCCGGCAGCCTGCGGGTGCTGCCGGCGAAAACGCCGGTACGCGAACACGACCACGTCGATCTCGCCCTCGACTCGGGGCGCGTGCTGCGCTTCAACGATCCGCGCCGCTTCGGCTGCCTGCTCTGGCAGGAGCCGGGCGAAACCCATGAATTGCTGCGCGACCTCGGGCCGGAACCGCTGTCGGAGGCGTTCGACGGGGAGCACCTGTTCGAACGCAGCCGTGGTCGCAGCGCGCCGGTGAAAACCTTCCTCATGGACCAGAAGATCGTGGTCGGCGTCGGCAACATCTATGCCGCCGAGGCGCTGTTCGCCGCCGGCATTTCGCCGCTGCGCGCCGCCGGCAAGGTCTCGCGCGAGCGCTACGCCGCGCTCGCCGGGGAAGCGAAGCGCATCCTCGCCCATGCCATCGCCCGCGGCGGGACCACGTTGCGCGATTTCATCGCCCCGGACGGCGCGCCTGGCTACTTCGAACAGGAACTGTCCGCCTACGGTCGCGGCGGTAAACCCTGCCCGCGCTGCGGCCGGCCGCTGAAGCAAGCCATGGTCGGCCAGCGCGCCAGCGTCTGGTGCGGGCACTGCCAGCGCTGA
- a CDS encoding thymidine kinase yields MAKLYFYYSAMNAGKTTTLLQSAHNYRERGMRVLILTPRLDDRSGSGTVASRIGLRAQGRGFGREDDLEQLVRDDIAARGKLDCVLVDEAQFLTKAQAWQLGEVVDALRVPVLCYGLRTDFRGELFEGSAALLAWADELDEIKTICHSGKKATMTVRVDEQGRAVQQGPQVEIGGNERYVSVSRAEFKKVMRGEGRVELQQDVLPLE; encoded by the coding sequence ATGGCCAAGCTCTACTTCTACTACTCGGCGATGAACGCGGGGAAGACCACGACCCTGCTGCAGTCCGCGCACAACTACCGCGAACGCGGCATGCGCGTGCTGATCCTCACCCCGCGCCTGGACGACCGTTCCGGCAGCGGCACCGTCGCCTCGCGCATCGGCCTGCGCGCGCAGGGACGGGGCTTCGGCCGCGAGGACGACCTCGAACAACTCGTGCGCGACGACATCGCCGCACGCGGCAAGCTCGACTGCGTGCTGGTGGACGAAGCGCAATTCCTCACCAAGGCGCAGGCCTGGCAGCTGGGCGAGGTGGTCGATGCGCTGCGCGTGCCGGTGCTGTGCTACGGCCTGCGTACCGATTTCCGCGGCGAACTGTTCGAAGGCAGCGCCGCGTTGCTGGCGTGGGCGGACGAGCTCGACGAGATCAAGACCATCTGCCACAGCGGCAAGAAGGCGACGATGACCGTGCGCGTGGACGAGCAGGGGCGCGCGGTGCAGCAGGGGCCGCAGGTGGAAATCGGCGGCAACGAACGCTACGTATCGGTGTCGCGCGCGGAGTTCAAGAAAGTGATGCGCGGCGAAGGCCGGGTCGAACTGCAGCAGGACGTGTTGCCGCTGGAGTAG
- a CDS encoding serine/threonine-protein kinase, producing MDAERWQRLSPLLDALLELDAETRARSLALMREEDPQTADDLEALLAEEAGNDEFLSEPLLAAPGPRPGAGIGPYRLERLLGEGGMGQVWMACRDDGLYQRRVALKLLRPGLADPNLRLRFTRERQILARLEHANIARLLDAGVTQDGQPYLALEYVDGEPITDWCQQRQPPLAQRLALFLQTCDAVSHAHANLIVHRDLKPSNIMVTALDDVRLLDFGIAKLLDNPEAVLDNTRTGLRAFTLHYAAPEQIRGEPVTTMTDVYSLGVVLYELLTGSKPYKPRRPTDAEWEEAILHADPQRPSQALQRTADAEPGHAHAHALRRFARQVAGDLDNIVLKALAKQPERRYPSVEALALDIRRFLDGKPVQARPHSVEYRLRKYVHRHRWALSTALLVLLVLSTALGIVAWQAREALREAARAQAMQDFVVGLFQNAGESPNPGSVDVRRLLDAGIERGDRELARQPEARAELYGVVARLRIGLGDYRSAYDLLRRETLVVASLDRPPPGLLLALYTDIGHVQRLLAQPGECLQTLQPLEARARREQARLPVQAADFYSEFGRCKRRAGDRDGAAALFERALSIRRDTLDDAAGAIENLADLADLRKDAADNAGALRGYRDALSKLQAGPGMRHPLAVELLRNICSLERIDGDMAAAQRDCQRALALAGTVLGPQHRETIDAGRQWAAMLVDLGRLREAEAAFDHSRKWLAERLGANSEDVAIDDNSLAIVDWERGDIPAALASIDRAIATWSDSGQPLRLASVLFNKALILHDAGRDSEALPLAERSRRLRVPLLGGNHALVGECDRLLGVIHAALGDPQDEAELQRAVQILDAAYGSARAPARRAQLSLAKFQARRGSGAALLQLDALGKLPANDFELRKVAWQARAEAAGLRCHGPQRPAAIDVLRALDGELRAALPEGGSVARKVAAIATRCR from the coding sequence ATGGATGCCGAGCGCTGGCAACGGCTGTCCCCGCTGCTCGACGCCTTGCTGGAGCTGGATGCGGAAACGCGCGCGCGCAGCCTCGCGCTGATGCGCGAGGAAGACCCGCAGACCGCGGACGACCTCGAGGCGCTGCTCGCCGAGGAAGCCGGCAACGACGAATTCCTGAGCGAACCGCTGCTGGCCGCGCCCGGCCCGCGCCCTGGCGCGGGCATCGGCCCGTATCGGCTCGAACGCCTGCTCGGCGAAGGCGGCATGGGCCAGGTGTGGATGGCCTGCCGCGACGACGGCCTCTACCAGCGGAGGGTCGCGCTGAAACTGCTGCGCCCCGGCCTGGCCGATCCGAACCTGCGCCTGCGCTTCACCCGCGAACGGCAGATCCTCGCGCGTCTGGAGCACGCCAACATCGCGCGCTTGCTCGATGCCGGCGTCACCCAGGACGGCCAGCCCTACCTCGCGCTGGAATACGTCGACGGCGAACCGATCACAGACTGGTGCCAGCAACGCCAGCCGCCACTGGCACAACGCCTCGCGCTGTTCCTACAGACCTGCGACGCGGTCAGCCACGCGCACGCGAACCTGATCGTGCACCGCGACCTGAAGCCGTCGAACATCATGGTCACGGCGCTCGACGACGTGCGCCTGCTCGACTTCGGCATCGCCAAGCTGCTCGACAACCCCGAGGCCGTGCTCGACAACACCCGCACCGGGCTGCGCGCCTTCACCCTGCACTACGCCGCGCCCGAACAGATCCGGGGCGAACCGGTCACGACCATGACCGACGTGTATTCGCTCGGCGTGGTGCTGTACGAACTGCTCACCGGCAGCAAGCCGTACAAGCCGCGGCGTCCGACCGACGCGGAGTGGGAAGAGGCGATCCTGCACGCCGATCCGCAGCGACCTTCGCAGGCGCTGCAACGCACGGCCGACGCCGAACCCGGGCACGCGCACGCGCACGCGTTGCGCAGGTTCGCGCGCCAGGTCGCCGGCGACCTCGACAACATCGTGCTCAAGGCCCTGGCCAAGCAGCCCGAGCGTCGCTATCCCTCGGTCGAGGCGCTGGCGCTGGACATCCGCCGCTTCCTCGACGGCAAGCCGGTGCAGGCACGACCGCACAGCGTCGAGTACCGCCTGCGCAAGTACGTGCACCGGCACCGCTGGGCGTTGTCGACCGCGCTGCTGGTGCTGCTGGTGCTCTCCACCGCGCTCGGCATCGTCGCCTGGCAGGCGCGCGAAGCCCTGCGCGAAGCCGCGCGCGCGCAGGCGATGCAGGATTTCGTCGTCGGCCTGTTCCAGAACGCCGGCGAATCGCCCAATCCCGGCAGCGTCGACGTGCGCCGCTTGCTCGATGCCGGCATCGAACGCGGCGACCGCGAACTCGCGCGCCAGCCCGAAGCCCGCGCGGAACTCTACGGCGTGGTCGCGCGCCTGCGCATCGGCCTCGGCGACTACCGTTCCGCCTATGACCTGCTGCGCCGCGAAACGCTGGTCGTCGCCAGCCTCGATCGCCCGCCACCCGGGCTGCTGCTCGCGCTGTACACCGACATCGGCCACGTGCAGCGCCTGCTCGCGCAACCGGGCGAATGCCTGCAGACGTTGCAACCGCTGGAGGCGCGTGCGCGCCGCGAACAGGCACGCCTGCCGGTGCAGGCCGCGGATTTCTATTCCGAATTCGGGCGCTGCAAGCGCCGCGCGGGCGACCGCGACGGCGCCGCAGCCCTGTTCGAACGCGCGCTGTCGATCCGCCGCGACACGCTCGACGATGCGGCCGGCGCGATCGAGAACCTCGCCGACCTCGCCGACCTGCGCAAGGACGCGGCTGACAACGCCGGCGCATTGCGCGGCTACCGCGATGCGCTGTCGAAACTGCAGGCCGGTCCCGGCATGCGCCATCCGCTCGCGGTGGAACTGCTGCGCAACATCTGCTCGCTCGAACGCATCGACGGCGACATGGCCGCGGCGCAGCGCGACTGCCAGCGCGCGCTGGCACTGGCCGGCACCGTGCTCGGCCCGCAGCACCGCGAAACCATCGACGCCGGCCGGCAATGGGCGGCGATGCTGGTCGACCTGGGCCGCCTGCGCGAGGCCGAGGCCGCGTTCGACCACAGCCGCAAATGGCTGGCCGAACGCCTCGGCGCGAACAGCGAGGACGTGGCGATCGACGACAACAGCCTCGCCATCGTCGATTGGGAACGCGGCGACATCCCCGCCGCGCTCGCGTCCATCGACCGCGCCATCGCCACATGGAGCGATTCCGGACAACCGTTGCGGCTGGCCTCGGTGCTGTTCAACAAGGCGCTGATCCTGCACGACGCTGGACGCGATTCCGAAGCGCTGCCATTGGCGGAACGCAGCCGCCGCCTGCGCGTGCCGCTGCTCGGCGGTAACCACGCCCTGGTCGGGGAATGCGACCGCCTGCTCGGCGTGATCCACGCTGCGCTCGGCGATCCGCAGGACGAAGCCGAGCTGCAGCGCGCGGTGCAGATCCTCGATGCGGCTTATGGATCGGCCCGTGCGCCCGCGCGCCGTGCGCAGTTGTCGCTGGCGAAGTTCCAGGCGCGCCGCGGGAGTGGCGCGGCGCTGTTGCAACTGGATGCGCTCGGCAAACTGCCCGCGAACGATTTCGAACTGCGCAAGGTCGCGTGGCAGGCGCGCGCCGAGGCCGCGGGCCTGCGCTGCCACGGCCCGCAGCGCCCGGCCGCGATCGATGTGCTGCGCGCGCTCGACGGCGAACTCCGCGCGGCCCTGCCCGAGGGCGGCAGCGTGGCGCGCAAGGTCGCGGCGATCGCCACGCGTTGCCGCTGA
- a CDS encoding SEL1-like repeat protein, whose product MKQVVVIALLALFTFSTSGSAQKAASVALTGEDIPADILTDGFLEAHPDLKYRKAGMRADDLHDPVVARHQYALAARYGDKPSQARLGEMTWNGEGAPPDHALGYLWMALAAERGYEMFVMLKMYYWQQLTPQERKDATAQAPRMLANYGDVVAKPRQSAVMRREAHRATGSMLGPSYASALYIALPNGGSIDANRFYAREFWNADSYWKLQDRIWSGERHARIVVGDLQNVSPIPEVKNAEPAPKDRP is encoded by the coding sequence ATGAAGCAGGTTGTCGTCATCGCATTGTTGGCATTGTTCACGTTTTCGACGTCGGGCTCCGCCCAGAAGGCCGCTAGCGTGGCGCTCACCGGAGAAGACATTCCGGCGGACATTCTGACGGATGGCTTCCTGGAAGCACACCCGGACTTGAAGTATCGCAAGGCGGGCATGCGCGCCGACGACTTGCATGATCCCGTGGTGGCGCGCCATCAGTACGCGCTCGCCGCTCGGTATGGCGACAAGCCTTCGCAGGCCCGGTTGGGGGAAATGACGTGGAATGGCGAAGGCGCTCCGCCGGACCACGCCCTGGGGTACCTGTGGATGGCGCTCGCTGCCGAACGCGGCTATGAAATGTTCGTCATGCTCAAGATGTATTACTGGCAGCAACTCACGCCGCAGGAACGCAAGGACGCCACGGCGCAGGCGCCTCGCATGCTGGCGAATTACGGGGACGTCGTCGCCAAACCGCGCCAGAGCGCGGTAATGCGCCGGGAAGCTCATCGAGCGACGGGTTCGATGCTGGGTCCCTCGTACGCGTCGGCGCTGTACATCGCGCTTCCCAATGGCGGCAGTATCGATGCGAATCGCTTCTATGCGCGTGAGTTCTGGAATGCGGACAGCTACTGGAAGTTGCAGGACCGCATCTGGAGCGGGGAACGCCATGCACGCATCGTGGTGGGCGACCTGCAGAACGTCTCCCCGATTCCAGAAGTGAAAAACGCGGAGCCGGCGCCGAAAGATCGGCCCTGA